One window from the genome of Pedobacter schmidteae encodes:
- a CDS encoding heavy metal translocating P-type ATPase metal-binding domain-containing protein gives MVQQKTLKTETHCYHCGDDLPVDMHLYNNKQFCCLGCKGVYQILSSHNLGNYYAYNDVPGQSQKQQSKHFEYLDEPEITNKLVDYRDEKITTITLYVPAIHCSSCIWLLENLHKINPAIVQSRIDFLKKQVAITFKNEHSTLRTVVETMVSIGYEPLISLQDVVKKQQSDFSERKLVAKIAVAGFCFGNVMLLSFPEYFGLSELEQQFKSFFGWLNLAFALPVVFYCGRDYFISAYNNLKNGILNLDFPLALGIAVMFIRSIAEIVSQAGAGWVDTLCGLVFFLLIGKWMQQRTYHHLSFERDYRSYFPVAVTLIADGKEKPVPLNELRTGHRMLIRSNEIIPADAILLKGEAEIDFSFVTGESIPVTKTLGEVVYAGGRQLMGAIELEVVKPVSQSYLTSLWNNEAFFADKNRIKTFSDTASKYFSIVLLLVAIGSAAFWLLHSADMTKAIASFTAVLIIACPCALALSTPFTLAAVLSIFDKNKFYLKSTAVVEELARIDTFVFDKTGTISNPQAAGFTFHGNITEAQKQLLSDLARNSGHPLSRELVKLLAIDRLYPVDEYVEKVGRGISGRIDGNKVKLGSSAFIGLPLINSPINSSVHVMINDNYLGYFTFTQQWREGFRELTFKLGKQADLHLLSGDQDHDKQTLIPFFPRAQQMRFGQSPQNKLDYITNLQQQGKKVLMFGDGLNDAGALRQSNLGVAVTDNINNFSPDCDAILDGAAFHKIPGFVRQAKDAVKVIHISFLISLTYNALGLFFAVQGLLSPLIAAILMPISTITIILFTSIAARLYARKNKLL, from the coding sequence ATGGTACAACAAAAAACGCTCAAAACAGAAACGCATTGTTACCATTGTGGCGACGACCTACCGGTAGATATGCATTTGTACAACAACAAACAGTTTTGCTGCCTTGGTTGCAAAGGAGTTTATCAGATTCTTTCCAGTCACAATTTAGGTAACTATTATGCTTATAATGATGTACCTGGGCAAAGCCAAAAGCAGCAATCCAAACATTTTGAATACCTTGATGAACCAGAAATCACCAATAAACTGGTAGACTACCGGGACGAAAAAATTACCACAATTACTTTATATGTTCCTGCCATCCATTGCAGTTCCTGTATATGGCTGCTGGAAAATCTACATAAAATCAATCCGGCTATAGTGCAGTCGAGAATAGATTTCCTAAAAAAACAGGTAGCCATTACTTTCAAAAATGAGCACAGCACATTACGTACGGTAGTAGAAACTATGGTTTCTATCGGTTATGAACCGCTCATCAGTCTGCAGGATGTTGTAAAAAAACAACAATCAGATTTTTCGGAGCGAAAGCTGGTCGCCAAAATTGCGGTTGCCGGATTTTGTTTTGGCAATGTCATGCTGCTTAGCTTCCCGGAATATTTCGGTCTGTCTGAGCTAGAGCAACAATTTAAATCGTTTTTTGGCTGGCTAAATCTTGCTTTTGCCTTACCGGTAGTCTTTTATTGCGGGCGGGACTATTTCATCTCAGCTTATAACAACCTTAAAAACGGGATACTGAACCTCGATTTCCCACTTGCCCTGGGGATTGCGGTAATGTTTATCCGCTCTATTGCCGAAATCGTAAGCCAGGCAGGAGCAGGCTGGGTAGATACCCTATGTGGATTGGTATTTTTTCTGTTGATTGGAAAATGGATGCAGCAACGCACCTACCACCACCTTTCATTTGAACGTGACTACAGATCGTATTTTCCGGTGGCTGTAACCCTTATAGCTGATGGAAAAGAAAAACCTGTTCCTTTGAATGAACTGCGTACCGGGCATCGTATGCTCATCAGAAGTAATGAAATCATTCCTGCAGATGCCATATTATTAAAAGGAGAAGCTGAAATAGATTTCAGTTTTGTTACAGGCGAATCCATTCCCGTGACCAAAACCCTTGGTGAAGTGGTCTATGCTGGTGGACGCCAATTGATGGGGGCCATAGAACTTGAAGTAGTTAAACCCGTTTCGCAAAGTTACCTGACCAGTTTGTGGAACAACGAAGCTTTTTTTGCGGATAAGAACCGGATCAAGACTTTTAGCGATACCGCCAGCAAATATTTCAGCATTGTGCTGTTGTTGGTTGCCATTGGATCGGCTGCTTTCTGGTTGCTGCACAGCGCTGATATGACCAAAGCCATTGCTTCCTTTACAGCAGTGCTGATTATTGCCTGCCCCTGTGCCCTGGCCTTAAGTACGCCATTTACATTAGCAGCAGTGTTAAGCATTTTCGATAAAAATAAATTCTATTTAAAAAGTACAGCCGTGGTTGAAGAACTTGCGAGAATAGACACCTTCGTATTCGACAAAACGGGTACCATCAGTAATCCTCAGGCTGCTGGTTTTACCTTCCATGGCAACATTACTGAAGCGCAAAAACAATTACTGAGTGATCTGGCCAGAAACTCAGGTCATCCATTAAGTCGTGAGCTTGTAAAGCTATTAGCCATAGACAGGCTTTATCCAGTAGATGAATATGTAGAAAAAGTTGGAAGAGGGATCAGCGGAAGGATTGATGGAAATAAAGTGAAATTGGGAAGTTCCGCTTTTATTGGTCTGCCGCTGATTAACTCTCCAATAAACAGCAGTGTTCATGTAATGATCAATGACAACTATCTGGGCTACTTCACCTTTACACAACAATGGCGCGAAGGCTTCAGGGAGTTGACCTTTAAGCTGGGCAAACAGGCCGATCTGCATTTGTTGTCTGGCGATCAGGACCACGACAAACAAACACTGATTCCCTTTTTCCCCCGGGCACAGCAAATGCGGTTTGGTCAGAGCCCACAAAATAAGCTCGATTATATTACTAACCTCCAGCAGCAGGGTAAAAAAGTATTGATGTTTGGAGATGGTCTGAACGATGCCGGTGCCCTGAGGCAAAGCAACCTTGGTGTAGCCGTAACCGACAATATCAATAACTTCTCGCCCGATTGTGATGCCATTCTTGACGGTGCTGCCTTCCATAAAATCCCTGGTTTTGTTCGGCAGGCAAAGGATGCTGTTAAAGTCATCCACATTAGCTTTCTTATTTCCCTAACCTACAATGCACTAGGTTTGTTTTTTGCGGTCCAGGGCTTACTGTCTCCGCTTATTGCAGCTATTTTGATGCCCATAAGCACCATAACCATCATTTTATTCACCAGCATAGCTGCAAGGCTTTATGCGCGTAAAAACAAATTGTTATGA
- a CDS encoding Pycsar system effector family protein: MQYREILDQLRNHVASLFHTHKDERFIYHNLHHTEQVVENTVKIANHYQLSEQDFFIVMAASWFHDMGYLYDCREHEAKGERIAVAFLEEKGVDQEVIAQVSGCILATKMPQNPTGLLQQIVCDADLFHLGSDSFKERNKLMRKEAEAFCNKEIDKNEWRIKTIALFKAHHYHTGFCQDLLNHKKALNLAEMEDKLVSQPIPAPNALPKEEGKKKKSDRPERGVETMFRISSTNHQRLSDMADNKAHIMISTNSIILSVILSLLLRKLEDNPHLIIPTLLLLIICVVTMVFSILATRPSIPEGVFTSQDIEEKKVNLLFFGNFYRMSLTDYKEGMLKMMDDRDFLYGSLIKDVYAQGVVLGRKYRLLRIAYSVFMYGIVAAVLAFIVASALVTM; this comes from the coding sequence ATGCAGTACCGGGAAATATTAGATCAGCTTCGTAATCATGTTGCCAGCCTTTTTCATACCCATAAAGACGAACGTTTTATTTACCATAATCTGCACCACACCGAGCAGGTAGTAGAAAACACAGTTAAAATTGCCAACCATTATCAACTTTCCGAACAGGATTTTTTTATTGTTATGGCGGCAAGTTGGTTTCACGATATGGGGTACCTGTACGACTGCCGCGAGCATGAAGCAAAAGGAGAACGTATTGCTGTTGCATTTCTGGAAGAAAAAGGAGTTGATCAGGAAGTGATTGCTCAGGTGAGCGGTTGTATTCTGGCTACAAAAATGCCGCAGAATCCAACAGGTTTATTGCAGCAAATTGTCTGCGATGCCGACCTGTTTCATTTGGGGAGCGATAGTTTTAAAGAGAGAAACAAATTGATGCGCAAGGAAGCAGAAGCCTTTTGCAATAAAGAAATAGATAAAAATGAATGGAGAATAAAAACCATTGCTCTTTTTAAAGCCCATCATTATCATACCGGTTTTTGCCAGGATTTATTAAATCATAAAAAAGCACTGAATTTAGCAGAAATGGAAGACAAGCTTGTTAGTCAGCCAATACCAGCCCCTAATGCCCTTCCGAAAGAGGAGGGGAAAAAGAAGAAAAGCGATCGGCCTGAACGTGGCGTAGAAACCATGTTCCGTATTTCTTCTACCAACCATCAGCGATTGAGTGATATGGCCGATAACAAAGCGCATATTATGATTTCTACCAATTCAATTATCCTTTCGGTAATTCTGAGTTTGCTGTTACGCAAGCTGGAGGATAATCCGCACCTCATTATACCAACCTTGCTGTTGCTGATCATTTGTGTGGTGACCATGGTTTTTTCTATCCTGGCTACACGGCCATCTATTCCGGAGGGGGTGTTTACTTCCCAAGATATTGAAGAGAAAAAAGTTAACCTTTTGTTTTTTGGTAACTTCTACAGAATGAGCCTGACAGATTACAAAGAAGGGATGCTTAAGATGATGGATGACAGAGATTTTCTTTATGGTAGTTTAATTAAAGATGTATATGCACAAGGTGTAGTTTTGGGACGTAAATACCGGCTTTTAAGAATTGCTTATAGTGTTTTTATGTATGGTATTGTCGCCGCTGTTTTGGCTTTCATCGTTGCTTCGGCACTGGTAACTATGTAA
- the ppk1 gene encoding polyphosphate kinase 1, giving the protein MEKAVFFNRDLSWLGFNERVLLEADKATVPLLERINFLAIYSSNLDEFYRVRIPVLMAVDEFSENDEDGNLARAKSEINRQLQKFGAIISTQILPELEKHHIYWIYNQPVSVDISDKVAQVFFTEVLAYIHPVCIDSGSIDFFAENNKLYQLVILQDKGGKERLELINVPSDVLPRLYAIKNGTAQYVVFLEDIIKNNISYLFPDDEIKGVFNFKITRDAELKIEDGSYEDISQALERQLETRDFGFATRLLCEPGIPLRQLYYIIYALKLQNAAVVEGGAYHNLKDLSDFPVSSSALSYSKWPPLAAITLTEKDTLFDRILKQDILVNVPYQSYDPVLRFFNEAANDRNVEEIYTTLYRVASNSRIVNALITAAKNGKKVIVLVELKARFDEANNIKWAKQMKAAGVQLIYSSLDLKVHAKVGLVKRQKNGVCDYLGLLATGNLNEGTARFYTDQILLTAHQPMLKELEALFGFLSKRKKAPAAEDMINFEHLIVAQFNLQQRFLELIQREITHAKSGLSCGITIKLNNLEEQTMISKLYEASQAGIKINLIVRGICCLIPGVDGLSENITVTRIVDRYLEHGRIFVFENNGQPEVFMGSADWMNRNIYSRIEVCFPVYDAQLKELIIKIINLQLNDNVQESIYLFLQQIAL; this is encoded by the coding sequence ATGGAAAAGGCTGTGTTTTTTAACAGAGATCTAAGCTGGCTGGGTTTTAATGAACGTGTACTTTTAGAAGCTGATAAAGCTACTGTACCATTGTTGGAACGGATCAATTTTTTGGCGATATATTCTTCCAATCTGGATGAGTTTTATCGGGTAAGGATACCGGTTTTAATGGCGGTAGATGAGTTTTCTGAAAATGATGAAGATGGAAATTTAGCCCGTGCGAAGTCGGAGATCAATCGTCAACTTCAAAAGTTTGGCGCTATCATTAGTACACAGATCCTCCCTGAACTGGAAAAGCATCATATTTATTGGATTTATAATCAACCTGTTTCTGTTGATATATCGGACAAGGTTGCCCAGGTGTTTTTTACCGAGGTGCTGGCTTATATTCATCCCGTCTGTATTGACAGTGGAAGCATCGATTTTTTTGCGGAGAATAACAAGCTTTATCAACTCGTTATTCTTCAGGATAAGGGCGGGAAGGAGCGGTTGGAGCTAATCAATGTTCCCTCTGATGTTTTGCCCAGGTTGTATGCTATAAAAAATGGTACAGCACAGTATGTAGTTTTTCTTGAGGATATCATTAAAAATAATATCAGTTATTTGTTCCCGGATGACGAAATCAAAGGTGTATTTAACTTTAAAATTACCCGGGATGCTGAATTAAAGATTGAAGATGGAAGCTATGAGGACATCAGCCAGGCATTGGAACGCCAACTGGAAACCCGTGATTTTGGCTTTGCTACCCGACTATTGTGTGAACCCGGAATTCCACTTCGCCAGCTTTATTACATCATTTATGCGCTTAAACTACAAAATGCAGCTGTAGTAGAGGGTGGTGCTTACCATAATTTAAAGGACCTCAGTGATTTCCCGGTTTCATCTTCCGCTTTAAGTTATTCCAAATGGCCTCCATTGGCAGCTATCACCCTAACAGAAAAGGACACGCTGTTTGACCGTATACTGAAACAGGATATCCTGGTTAATGTGCCTTATCAAAGTTATGATCCTGTACTTCGCTTTTTTAATGAGGCGGCCAACGACAGGAACGTGGAAGAAATTTATACTACACTTTATCGTGTGGCCAGTAATTCGAGGATAGTTAATGCCCTGATTACCGCTGCAAAAAACGGGAAAAAGGTAATCGTATTGGTGGAACTGAAAGCCCGGTTTGATGAAGCAAATAACATCAAATGGGCCAAACAAATGAAGGCGGCGGGGGTGCAACTCATTTACAGCAGCCTCGATCTAAAGGTGCACGCAAAGGTAGGATTGGTAAAACGACAGAAAAATGGGGTATGTGATTACCTGGGCCTGCTGGCTACCGGAAATCTAAACGAGGGAACAGCCCGTTTTTACACAGATCAGATACTATTAACTGCTCATCAGCCGATGTTGAAAGAGTTGGAAGCATTGTTTGGCTTTCTGAGTAAGCGAAAAAAGGCCCCTGCTGCCGAAGATATGATCAATTTTGAACATTTAATAGTTGCCCAGTTTAATTTGCAACAACGGTTTCTGGAATTGATACAGCGTGAGATTACACATGCAAAAAGTGGGCTCAGTTGTGGTATTACCATTAAATTGAATAATCTGGAAGAGCAGACGATGATCAGTAAACTATATGAAGCTTCGCAAGCAGGGATAAAAATCAACCTGATTGTAAGGGGGATTTGTTGTCTGATTCCTGGAGTGGATGGATTGAGTGAAAACATTACGGTTACCCGGATTGTTGATCGTTATCTGGAGCACGGTCGGATATTTGTTTTCGAAAACAATGGACAGCCAGAGGTTTTTATGGGTTCGGCCGATTGGATGAATCGCAATATATACAGTAGAATTGAAGTCTGTTTCCCTGTTTACGATGCGCAATTGAAAGAGTTAATCATCAAAATTATTAACTTACAGCTAAATGATAATGTTCAGGAGTCAATTTATTTATTTTTGCAGCAGATCGCACTTTAA
- a CDS encoding SdiA-regulated domain-containing protein, whose product MKKVSLKFLYIVIFLSVLGACAFKNTNKYTGPKGYDFSKPDKFNMPSSLLEISGIAFHHSSNDTIYSIQDEDGKLFRQKWDVKKQKNMKFGPKGDYEDLGIFDQTVFILKSNGTLYSFPFTEAVKESSDQVKERKHLVPKGEYEGLYADRENGKLYMLCKNCELDKKAKTLTGYVFDYDAQTDSLSAAASFKIDLSQLKKLDPKLKSTLRPSALARNPKTDEWFILSSTNKLLLVADATWHIKSVHHLNSSTFNQPEGIAFDQQQNLYISNEGDEVSEGNIIKFSYLPTAKK is encoded by the coding sequence ATGAAGAAGGTTTCCCTTAAATTTTTATATATCGTGATTTTTTTGTCCGTTTTAGGGGCATGCGCATTTAAAAATACCAATAAATATACCGGTCCAAAAGGCTATGACTTTAGTAAGCCTGATAAATTTAATATGCCCTCCAGCTTGCTGGAAATTTCAGGTATTGCCTTTCATCATTCAAGCAACGATACCATTTATAGTATTCAGGATGAGGACGGTAAATTGTTCAGACAGAAATGGGATGTTAAAAAGCAAAAGAACATGAAGTTTGGACCCAAAGGCGATTATGAAGATCTGGGTATTTTTGATCAAACTGTTTTTATTTTGAAAAGTAATGGTACCCTATATTCTTTTCCTTTTACAGAAGCTGTAAAGGAATCGTCCGACCAGGTAAAAGAACGAAAACATCTGGTTCCGAAAGGAGAGTATGAAGGTTTATACGCCGATAGGGAAAATGGCAAATTGTATATGTTGTGTAAGAACTGCGAATTGGATAAAAAAGCCAAAACGCTGACAGGCTATGTGTTCGACTATGATGCACAAACCGATAGTTTGAGTGCAGCTGCCAGTTTTAAAATTGATCTTAGTCAGCTCAAAAAGCTCGATCCTAAGTTAAAGAGTACATTGAGGCCATCAGCGCTTGCCCGCAATCCTAAAACGGATGAATGGTTTATACTTTCTTCTACCAATAAATTGTTGCTGGTGGCTGATGCCACCTGGCATATCAAATCTGTTCATCATTTAAATTCCTCTACTTTTAACCAACCAGAAGGAATTGCGTTTGATCAGCAACAAAATCTCTATATTTCTAATGAAGGAGATGAAGTAAGCGAGGGGAATATTATTAAATTCAGCTATTTGCCGACAGCCAAGAAATAA